GTAAGGGTCCGTTATCTAGCTGAACCACATGAAAGTCTTCCGGGAACTTTTCTGCAAATAGCTCTAAATATTTTTCAAAGCAAATGCTATCTAGATGACAAAATTCATCAAAGAAACTCTCTCCTGTCATTGGCTCTATCAATCCATACAGCCAGAAGTCGTCAAAGCACCATTGTTCTATTCCAACTGGCTGTACTCCTTTAAGAGTCAGTTTTCTAGCCCACAGTGTTATCAGCCCCATTCTCGACTCGTCCCCGCACCAATATCGAATTTTTCGATATTTTTTTACGGTCTCCTCCAGGGGCTTCAGCATTTCTTCTAGTATGAGAGCTATTTTTTTTTAAACTCTTCTACTACTCCTTCTTTTTGTTTGGTGTGAACGGGTCTTGGCACCTTTAACTTCGCCTTCAGTCGATATCGCACCAACTTGTGTGCCACTGTGTACCCTACGTCTAGGTCACACATCGCTTTGAGCCATAATTGGATCTCTTTATAACTTGAGAACCCTTGTGGGTCTTTTAGTTCTTCTCGTAGTTTGGCTTCTACTGGCGGCGGAATCTTTCTGGTTCTTCCGGGACTGGTTTGAATGTTTAATAGTTGTACTAATCCCCCGGCTCGATATTCGCTCAACCATCGCGATATTGTTGTTCTATGCCGTCCTACCAATGTCGCTAGATGCTCGACCGATTCGGCTTGCTTGGTTTTAAGCCAGTAAAGTACCTGTACCCTTTGTTGCATTTTTGCTGTCTTCTGCTGAGTCAACAGCTCTCGCAGTGTTTCCACAGATTCTGATATCTCTATCTTCAGCACTCCCGACATAACTATTCTTGTTCAACAACGGCTTCTGAACTATATGTAGCATTATTTTTGCTAATTAATATTAGTGCTATCTTCGGGTGTTCCAACAAACTGGGCAACACACTGGGCAACAAAGAGCCATTTGATATAAAAAAGTTTAAACTTTGTCTTGCCGATGGATGACGTGACGCTGGTTGCATCAAGGTATGCTGGGCGCTAATGAGATCAATACAACGATGAGATCAATACAACGATGAGATCAATGCAACGATTCGAGGCTACCGCTGACAGCGCTATTGATGGGACTGGACAATTTGGGCACAACTTTTGACATCCATGCCAAACCTACCCTCAATGGAAATTCTGGCTTTGGCTCGTGCCCTGTTATAACATTGTCACCAACGTTGAAGTCCGTAAAAGCTGGCGATCGCCCTGTATAAATCCTTTAGTGGGAGAGATATGAGTTCTTATTAGTCAAGACCTCTCACTCTCAGGAGTATACAAGCAAACATGAGAATTATTAAACAAACTTCCGATCAGCTGATTTTACAAAATCGAGACGCAAGCTCATACAGTTTTATTGCCCTAATTATATTAGTTGCAGGTTTAGGTCTCTTGTTTAGCGGCTTATCATCTCCTGTTAAAGACCGCTTAATTTGCAATCGTACTGAGTCGAATAAAATTAACTGTAATGTCACTAAATTTTATTTAAATGGAAGCAGCATCAACGAAGAAATTAATGAGTTGAAAGGCGCGACGATAAAAGAACATTATTCAGGCAAAAAAGTAAATTACGAGGTGGTACTGCAAAGCAATGTTAGTGAAGTGTCTTTAGTGATTAACGCTGATAGCGGGA
Above is a window of Coleofasciculus sp. FACHB-1120 DNA encoding:
- a CDS encoding helix-turn-helix domain-containing protein, whose amino-acid sequence is MSGVLKIEISESVETLRELLTQQKTAKMQQRVQVLYWLKTKQAESVEHLATLVGRHRTTISRWLSEYRAGGLVQLLNIQTSPGRTRKIPPPVEAKLREELKDPQGFSSYKEIQLWLKAMCDLDVGYTVAHKLVRYRLKAKLKVPRPVHTKQKEGVVEEFKKK